Proteins encoded by one window of Clostridium bornimense:
- a CDS encoding carbohydrate ABC transporter permease gives MLFILPALIPLVIFWIYPIIKSIYISFTDWDYMTADYNFIGLENYKSLLGDSNFYQALSNTVEFSLGTIIPTIIGGLLLALLLQKNFRGSGIYKVILFSPWITPTVAISIVWTWIFDPNVGIANKVLEFLNMAPLEWLNSSQTSMLAVIIVTVWKSIGYAMIFYISALEKVPNVLYEAASLDGANWWQKFRHITLPGISPTTFFLVIITTINALQAYDQIQVLTQGGPSGSTRTLLYQYYQLAFEQFNMGQATAVAVILIIITVILSLLQYIVSKKWVNY, from the coding sequence ATGCTATTTATTCTACCAGCATTGATACCATTAGTGATATTTTGGATATATCCTATTATTAAATCAATTTATATAAGTTTTACTGACTGGGATTATATGACGGCTGATTATAATTTTATAGGATTAGAAAATTATAAGAGTTTATTAGGAGATTCTAATTTTTATCAAGCTTTAAGTAACACTGTTGAGTTTAGCTTGGGAACAATAATACCAACTATAATAGGAGGATTATTATTAGCTTTATTACTACAAAAGAATTTTAGAGGATCAGGTATTTATAAGGTAATATTATTCTCGCCTTGGATTACACCAACTGTAGCTATTTCAATAGTATGGACATGGATCTTTGATCCTAATGTAGGTATAGCTAATAAAGTATTAGAATTTTTGAATATGGCACCATTAGAATGGTTAAATAGTTCTCAAACATCTATGTTAGCAGTAATTATAGTAACTGTTTGGAAGAGTATCGGGTATGCAATGATATTTTATATATCAGCATTAGAAAAAGTACCAAATGTATTATATGAAGCAGCATCATTAGATGGAGCAAATTGGTGGCAAAAGTTTAGACATATTACATTACCAGGTATATCACCAACAACATTTTTCTTAGTAATAATAACAACAATAAATGCTTTACAAGCATATGATCAAATACAAGTATTAACGCAGGGGGGACCTTCAGGAAGTACAAGAACGTTATTATATCAATATTATCAATTAGCTTTTGAGCAATTTAATATGGGGCAAGCTACTGCTGTAGCAGTGATATTAATAATAATTACAGTAATATTATCATTGTTA
- a CDS encoding MATE family efflux transporter, translating to MDNKNITKKFIYYCLPSVICLFLSGFYSIIDGLLVGRTTSDIGLAAINIAWPINALITALGVGIGTGGSVIYSTYLGENKEKEAKVTQYNTLITLVLSIIVAFVTLRFSYKNILILLGAEGKVLSEAINYSKIMIYGCGPQIIGVGLVPILKNNSMAFTAMLSMFIGMITNVVLDIYFIVYLRFGIGGAALATIIGQLVSAIFSIIFLLYRKNINFKNKDIRIIKLKRIKDIIKISMSPFGISIAPSIVLVLTNWQCLKYGGDTIVATYAVISYVVFPVQSLLSGVGEGIQPLISFYKGAGEEESIKKVKKLAYKTSIALSILLTIAVLFNIRKIAIIFGLSSEAQMFFKSGMFISVLAFLFIGIVKLKSSLYYAYGDIKSALLIIYGEVVIIAPIALIILPILFKVNGIWLSLLFTKLAIIIIEMMKREVK from the coding sequence ATGGATAATAAAAACATAACAAAAAAATTTATTTATTACTGTCTACCATCAGTTATTTGTTTATTTTTATCAGGGTTTTATTCAATTATTGATGGTCTATTAGTAGGAAGAACTACATCAGACATAGGTTTGGCTGCTATTAATATAGCATGGCCTATTAATGCATTAATAACAGCATTAGGAGTTGGAATAGGGACAGGAGGTTCAGTAATTTACTCTACTTATTTAGGTGAGAATAAGGAGAAAGAAGCTAAAGTTACTCAATACAATACTTTAATAACATTAGTATTAAGTATAATTGTAGCTTTTGTTACATTAAGATTTTCGTATAAAAATATTCTAATCTTACTTGGAGCAGAGGGAAAAGTATTAAGTGAAGCTATAAATTATTCAAAAATAATGATTTATGGTTGTGGTCCTCAAATAATAGGAGTAGGTTTGGTTCCTATTTTAAAAAATAATAGTATGGCATTTACAGCTATGTTAAGTATGTTTATAGGGATGATAACCAATGTGGTTTTAGATATATATTTTATAGTGTATTTAAGGTTTGGAATAGGAGGTGCAGCTTTAGCTACAATTATTGGGCAATTAGTATCAGCTATTTTTTCAATTATATTTTTGTTATATAGAAAAAATATAAATTTTAAAAATAAAGATATTAGAATTATTAAGTTAAAGAGAATTAAAGACATAATTAAGATTAGTATGTCACCCTTTGGTATTAGTATAGCTCCTTCTATAGTTTTAGTATTGACTAATTGGCAATGTTTAAAATATGGAGGGGATACTATTGTAGCTACCTATGCTGTAATATCTTATGTGGTTTTTCCAGTTCAATCTTTATTAAGTGGAGTTGGAGAAGGAATACAGCCTTTAATAAGTTTTTATAAGGGTGCTGGTGAAGAAGAAAGTATAAAAAAAGTTAAAAAATTAGCATATAAAACAAGTATTGCATTATCAATCTTATTGACAATAGCTGTATTATTTAACATTAGAAAAATAGCTATTATTTTTGGGTTATCCTCAGAAGCTCAGATGTTTTTTAAATCAGGTATGTTTATATCAGTGTTAGCTTTCTTATTTATTGGAATAGTTAAGCTAAAGTCATCTTTATACTATGCATATGGTGATATAAAATCAGCTTTATTAATTATATATGGAGAGGTAGTGATAATAGCGCCTATAGCTTTGATTATATTACCTATACTATTTAAAGTTAATGGAATTTGGCTCAGCTTATTATTTACTAAATTAGCTATTATTATTATAGAAATGATGAAAAGAGAAGTTAAATAA
- a CDS encoding MarR family winged helix-turn-helix transcriptional regulator: MENSLHYNLRACHTNCQKAIIQHIKTKTDLRPGEPKILEFLAEHEPCEQKEIAAGCNLDSASVTGILRRMETRNLVKRETKNGNRRSLYVSMTEYGKEMAEDVEDTFSFVDQRIVKGMSKKEINEFVRLLEIANNNLIDLLEE; encoded by the coding sequence ATGGAAAATTCATTGCATTACAATTTAAGAGCTTGTCATACTAATTGTCAAAAGGCAATCATTCAACATATTAAGACAAAGACAGATTTACGACCCGGTGAGCCTAAAATTTTAGAATTTCTTGCTGAACATGAGCCATGTGAACAGAAAGAAATTGCAGCAGGATGTAATTTAGATTCTGCATCTGTGACAGGAATCCTAAGAAGGATGGAGACACGTAATCTTGTAAAAAGAGAAACAAAGAATGGAAATCGCAGGTCTCTATATGTCTCTATGACAGAATACGGAAAAGAGATGGCTGAAGATGTAGAGGATACATTTTCTTTTGTCGATCAGCGCATTGTGAAAGGTATGTCAAAGAAAGAAATTAATGAATTCGTGAGGCTGCTAGAAATTGCTAATAATAATTTAATAGATTTATTGGAGGAATAA
- a CDS encoding YczE/YyaS/YitT family protein, producing the protein MIKRISNDIKKENYITRLLVYLLGLFIMTLGVSMSVKSNLGVSPVSSIPYTITCITGLEMGKATILFHIVLVFMQILILRKAFKIKNLLQVVVGVIFGYFTTFSNYLFSFLPTSNSIVVRLVMMIGSTILIAIGIFFYLPADIIPLAGEGAMKAISDKAHINFNKVKIGFDISMVTISLVACLVVLKTLGSVGIGTIIAAILVGSILGIITKFFGAKRDMLLQRNA; encoded by the coding sequence TTGATAAAGAGAATAAGTAACGACATTAAGAAAGAAAATTATATAACTAGGCTACTGGTATATTTATTAGGATTATTTATTATGACACTAGGAGTATCTATGTCAGTAAAATCAAATCTGGGTGTATCCCCAGTAAGTTCAATTCCTTATACAATTACTTGTATTACAGGGTTAGAAATGGGTAAGGCAACCATTTTATTTCATATTGTGTTGGTTTTTATGCAAATATTGATTCTCAGAAAGGCATTTAAAATCAAAAACCTTCTTCAGGTTGTTGTTGGTGTCATATTCGGCTATTTTACAACATTCTCAAATTATCTGTTTTCATTTTTGCCAACATCAAACAGTATAGTTGTTCGTCTTGTGATGATGATTGGAAGTACTATCTTGATTGCTATCGGTATTTTCTTCTATCTTCCAGCTGATATTATTCCATTAGCTGGAGAGGGAGCTATGAAAGCAATATCTGACAAAGCACATATTAATTTCAATAAAGTGAAAATCGGATTTGATATTTCTATGGTAACTATTTCGTTGGTAGCGTGTCTGGTTGTGCTTAAGACCCTTGGTTCTGTGGGCATTGGAACGATAATTGCTGCTATATTAGTTGGTTCTATTTTAGGCATTATTACAAAATTCTTTGGTGCAAAACGTGATATGTTATTACAGAGAAATGCTTAA